The following are encoded in a window of Candidatus Afararchaeum irisae genomic DNA:
- a CDS encoding DUF502 domain-containing protein, whose translation MDLRLRRDLASGLVILAPVAVTAYIAYWLFDKIASLPGAKFFGITPYASVNQFVRVVVSVFVIVVLLGVVGRLVRTAMGVVVERQVDRLANSIPGLRMVYNATKMGVETAIGGADEFQKPVKVEFEGARLTAFKTGNTTDDGREILFLPTAPNITTGFVIELEPERIEETDESVEDALTRTLSAGFGDANKDKDKRG comes from the coding sequence ATGGATCTCAGACTCAGACGCGATCTCGCGAGTGGACTCGTGATACTCGCACCCGTGGCGGTGACCGCCTACATCGCCTACTGGCTCTTCGACAAGATCGCGTCACTCCCAGGGGCGAAGTTCTTCGGGATAACGCCGTACGCGTCAGTCAACCAGTTCGTACGTGTCGTGGTCTCGGTCTTTGTGATAGTCGTTCTACTCGGCGTCGTCGGACGTCTCGTGAGGACAGCTATGGGTGTCGTCGTCGAGAGACAGGTCGACAGGCTCGCAAACAGCATACCCGGACTGCGTATGGTCTATAACGCCACGAAGATGGGCGTCGAGACGGCGATAGGAGGAGCCGACGAGTTCCAGAAGCCCGTCAAGGTCGAGTTCGAAGGAGCACGCCTCACGGCTTTCAAGACGGGCAACACGACCGACGACGGGAGGGAGATACTCTTCCTTCCGACAGCACCCAATATAACCACGGGGTTCGTCATAGAACTCGAACCCGAGAGGATAGAGGAGACAGACGAGTCGGTCGAGGACGCCTTGACACGTACGCTGAGTGCGGGATTCGGTGACGCAAACAAGGACAAGGACAAACGCGGCTGA
- a CDS encoding NAD-dependent succinate-semialdehyde dehydrogenase, producing MALESVNPATGETIKTFDEHDSEDVDRILDHSAEAFEDWSDVSIEERESLMADAADVLRDNKKEYAEVITNEMGKPITQSVAEVEKCAWVCDYYAENASQHLQDDVVGATPGTKTYISYEPLGSVLAVMPWNFPFWQVFRFAAPTLTAGNTGLLKHSSNVPGCARAIEEVFEEAGFPDDVFRSLMAPSSLIDGFIGDDRIKAVTLTGSERAGRTVAETAGRNLKKTVLELGGSDPFVVLDDADLDQAAEKGASARNQNSGQSCIAAKRFIVVEDVYDEFVDRLRDEMGSLAIGDPIDDETEIGPQARQDLMESLHQQVEASVEAGAELHLGGEPLDRDGFYYPPTLLTDVPEHCPAADEEVFGPVAAVFEVADEEEALEMANDSNYGLGASIWTRDKERGERIAHEIEAGCVFVNELTKSDPRLPFGGVKDSGYGRELSEHGIREFVNRKTVWID from the coding sequence ATGGCTCTCGAATCTGTCAACCCCGCGACGGGTGAGACTATAAAGACCTTCGACGAACACGACTCCGAAGACGTCGACCGTATTCTGGATCACTCTGCCGAAGCTTTCGAAGACTGGAGCGATGTCAGTATCGAGGAACGTGAGTCGCTGATGGCGGACGCCGCCGACGTACTCCGCGACAACAAGAAGGAGTACGCCGAGGTAATCACCAACGAGATGGGGAAGCCGATAACACAGTCGGTCGCCGAGGTCGAGAAATGCGCTTGGGTCTGTGACTACTACGCCGAGAACGCGAGCCAACATCTCCAGGACGACGTAGTGGGTGCGACTCCGGGAACGAAGACATACATCTCGTACGAGCCTCTCGGATCAGTCCTCGCTGTGATGCCGTGGAACTTTCCCTTCTGGCAGGTCTTCCGTTTTGCCGCCCCGACCCTCACGGCGGGGAACACGGGTCTCCTAAAACACTCGTCGAATGTCCCGGGCTGTGCGAGAGCCATAGAGGAGGTCTTCGAGGAGGCGGGCTTCCCCGACGACGTATTCAGGAGTCTGATGGCTCCGTCATCCCTCATAGACGGCTTCATAGGTGACGACAGGATAAAGGCTGTCACACTTACCGGAAGCGAGAGGGCGGGAAGGACGGTAGCCGAGACCGCGGGCAGGAACCTCAAGAAGACGGTACTCGAACTCGGAGGGAGCGACCCCTTCGTAGTCCTTGACGACGCCGACCTCGACCAAGCCGCCGAGAAGGGTGCGAGCGCGAGGAACCAGAACTCGGGACAGTCGTGTATAGCCGCCAAACGGTTCATAGTCGTCGAGGACGTCTACGACGAGTTCGTCGACCGTCTCAGGGACGAGATGGGATCGCTCGCTATCGGCGACCCTATCGACGACGAGACGGAGATAGGTCCACAGGCGAGGCAAGACCTCATGGAGTCTCTACACCAACAGGTCGAGGCGAGCGTCGAAGCAGGGGCTGAGCTACATCTCGGAGGAGAGCCCCTCGACAGGGACGGCTTCTACTACCCTCCGACGCTTCTCACAGACGTCCCCGAACACTGTCCCGCCGCCGACGAGGAGGTATTCGGACCCGTCGCCGCGGTCTTCGAGGTCGCCGACGAGGAAGAGGCTCTAGAGATGGCGAACGACTCGAACTACGGCTTGGGTGCGAGCATCTGGACACGTGACAAGGAACGTGGCGAAAGAATCGCCCACGAGATCGAGGCGGGCTGTGTCTTCGTCAACGAACTCACCAAGTCCGACCCGCGTCTCCCCTTCGGCGGCGTCAAGGACTCGGGCTACGGACGTGAGCTCTCCGAACACGGAATAAGGGAGTTCGTCAACCGGAAGACGGTCTGGATAGACTGA